One genomic region from Xenopus laevis strain J_2021 chromosome 2L, Xenopus_laevis_v10.1, whole genome shotgun sequence encodes:
- the usp16.L gene encoding ubiquitin carboxyl-terminal hydrolase 16 isoform X1 — protein sequence MVKKRGTNLPAQDFLDAEPVCKHLRKALDDGSVKRALVNVEWTMCQDCQADNKEKNNSEDESAEDPSVWLCLKCGHRGCGRNSVAQHALNHYNTPRSEPHCLVLNVDMWSAWCYLCDNEVPYNRSSRLGQLVDYLQRKAKAKSKKSNSVVSNEEVKTETVTENEVKKIQDQDEKPDVQAKQEKANSTPKISTEPTVKGLSNLGNTCFFNAVMQNLSQTPALSELLNEVKTFRKPVTVLLPDSSSPKILEVNLEQQPGPLTLAMWQFLTEMHETKKGVVTPKELFSQVCKKAIRFKGYQQQDSQELLRYLLDGMRGEEIQRVTLAMSKSLQSTLDEEEIKKIVKDYEKRRTIPNFVDCLFGGELTSTIMCEECHTVSLVHEPFLDLSLPVLDDLIVKKNSKSTPPARERKEEEEEENDDDRYVKERDEVSPGASKHLQKKAKKAAKKQAKNQRRQQKWQGKTVLFTDLAKQECSEDEEEVSQNNTESETNARPDNETPTADDLNTMETDLSTLENGNEETADGLNTMETDLSTLENGNKEMAGGFKTMETDLSTLENGSETIKSAVEGITEHTDLDSSVHNNVGSVETNALVGTMENNNNNNIEVNKTPERTAGSGGDSMEAMAAVENGNADAVNVDDTEAVNGLSDSTSANMDHELTNSLNRLQLSSDLEPTQVEIEILPDKEQPHTQVYEVVNEDPKTAFSTLSNRKDLPIDEFSVLSCLYQFTHKETLTGNNKLLCNVCTRKQASRLNNSNKGEKKFVYTNAKKQMLVSDPSPILTLHLKRFQQNGFNLRKINRHIKFPEVLDLAPFCTAKCKNVPEGESRLLYSLYGVIEHSGSMRSGHYTAFVKLRHPNQQLCKMLFTGDIPEVSGSEPGQGSWYHISDSHVQAVSLSRVLSSQAYLLFYERML from the exons ATGTGGACATCGG GGCTGTGGCAGAAATTCAGTGGCCCAGCATGCACTGAACCATTACAACACCCCCAGGTCAGAACCACACTGCCTGGTCCTTAACGTTGATATGTGGAGTGCATG GTGCTACTTATGCGACAACGAGGTTCCCTATAACCGCAGTAGTCGGTTAGGCCAGCTGGTGGATTATTTGCAAAGAAAAGCCAAGGCAAAAAGCAAAAAATCTAATTCAG TAGTCTCGAATGAAGAAGTTAAAACTGAAACTGTGACTGAGAATGAAGTCAAGAAGATTCAGGATCAAGATGAGAAGCCCGATGTTCAAGCCAAACAGGAAAAAGCCAACAGTACCCCGAAAATTAGTACCGAGCCTACAGTGAAAGGACTTAGCAATTTGGGGAACACGTGTTTTTTCAATGCAGTGATGCAG AACCTATCCCAGACCCCTGCTTTAAGCGAACTTCTAAATGAGgttaaaacatttagaaaaccAGTGACTGTCCTACTGCCGGATTCATCATCTCCT AAAATTCTAGAGGTAAATCTAGAGCAGCAGCCAGGACCACTGACCTTGGCAATGTGGCAATTCCTGACTGAAATGCATGAGACAAAAAAGGGAGTTGTCACCCCCAAGGAGCTCTTTTCTCAGGTCTGTAAAAA agcAATACGGTTTAAAGGCTACCAGCAACAAGATAGTCAGGAATTACTTCGCTACTTGTTGGATGGAATGAGAGGAGAGGAAATCCAG AGAGTAACCTTGGCAATGTCCAAGTCACTACAGAGCACTTTAGATgaagaagaaattaaaaagatTGTGAAAG ATTATGAAAAGCGTCGAACGATTCCAAACTTTGTGGACTGTTTGTTTGGGGGAGAGCTGACTAGCACAATCATGTGTGAGGAGTGTCACACG GTGTCATTGGTTCATGAACCTTTCCTTGACCTCTCTCTGCCTGTGCTGGATGATTTG attgttaaaaaaaatagtaagtcAACACCGCCAGCTCGGGAGaggaaagaggaagaagaagaagagaatgaTGATGACCGCTACGTGAAGGAAAGAGATGAAGTATCGCCTGGGGCGAGCAAACACCTGCAGAAGAAAGCAAAGAAGGCAGCTAAAAAGCAAGCCAAG AACCAACGCAGACAGCAGAAATGGCAAGGGAAGACAGTGCTATTCACTGATTTGGCCAAGCAAGAGTGTTCGGAGGATGAGGAAGAGGTTTCGCAAAATAATACTGAGTCAGAGACCAACGCCAGGCCAGATAATGAGACCCCTACAGCTGATGACTTAAACACAATGGAAACAGATCTGTCCACTCTTGAAAACGGCAATGAGGAAACGGCCGATGGCTTAAACACAATGGAAACTGATTTGTCCACTCTTGAAAACGGCAACAAGGAAATGGCTGGTGGCTTCAAAACAATGGAAACGGATCTGTCCACTCTTGAAAACGGCAGCGAGACTATTAAAAGTGCGGTAGAAGGAATCACGGAACATACAGACCTTGATTCTTCTGTGCATAACAATGTGGGGAGTGTGGAGACGAATGCACTTGTGGGTACTATGgaaaacaacaataacaataacatagAAGTGAATAAAACCCCTGAGAGAACTGCAGGCAGTGGAGGAGACAGCATGGAAGCCATGGCCGCTGTGGAGAATGGAAATGCTGATGCAGTCAATGTGGATGATACGGAGGCTGTCAATGGTTTATCAGACAGTACCAGTGCCAATATGGATCATGAACTAACAAACTCTTTAAACAGACTCCAGCTGAGCTCTGATCTAGAACCCACCCAGGTAGAGATAGAGATATTACCCGACAAAGAGCAGCCCCACACGCAAGTCTACGAGGTGGTAAATGAAGACCCCAAAACTGCATTCAGTACACTTTCTAATAGGAAGGATCTGCCCATAGATGAGTTTTCTGTGCTCAGTTGCCTCTATCAGTTCACTCACAAAGAGACCCTCACTGGGAACAACAAGCTGCTCTGTAATGTCTGCACCCGGAAACAGGCCAGCAGGCTGAACAACAGTAATAAAG gggaGAAGAAGTTTGTTTACACTAATGCTAAGAAGCAAATGTTGGTGTCAGACCCCTCTCCCATCCTCACTCTCCATTTGAAGAGGTTCCAGCAG AATGGCTTTAATTTACGGAAGATTAACAGGCATATAAAGTTCCCTGAGGTGCTAGACTTGGCTCCATTCTGCACAGCAAAATGTAAG AACGTTCCTGAAGGAGAGTCGCGGTTACTGTACTCCCTGTACGGCGTTATTGAGCACAGCGGCAGCATGAGGTCCGGCCATTACACCGCGTTCGTCAAACTGCGCCACCCGAACCAGCAGCTCTGCAAGATGTTATTTACTGGAGACATTCCAGAAG TCTCGGGAAGTGAACCTGGGCAAGGCAGCTGGTACCACATAAGCGACAGCCACGTCCAAGCAGTGTCCCTTTCCAGAGTGCTGAGCTCCCAGGCTTACCTGCTCTTCTATGAGCGAATGCTGTAA
- the usp16.L gene encoding ubiquitin carboxyl-terminal hydrolase 16 isoform X3, translating into MCQDCQADNKEKNNSEDESAEDPSVWLCLKCGHRGCGRNSVAQHALNHYNTPRSEPHCLVLNVDMWSAWCYLCDNEVPYNRSSRLGQLVDYLQRKAKAKSKKSNSVVSNEEVKTETVTENEVKKIQDQDEKPDVQAKQEKANSTPKISTEPTVKGLSNLGNTCFFNAVMQNLSQTPALSELLNEVKTFRKPVTVLLPDSSSPKILEVNLEQQPGPLTLAMWQFLTEMHETKKGVVTPKELFSQVCKKAIRFKGYQQQDSQELLRYLLDGMRGEEIQRVTLAMSKSLQSTLDEEEIKKIVKDYEKRRTIPNFVDCLFGGELTSTIMCEECHTVSLVHEPFLDLSLPVLDDLIVKKNSKSTPPARERKEEEEEENDDDRYVKERDEVSPGASKHLQKKAKKAAKKQAKNQRRQQKWQGKTVLFTDLAKQECSEDEEEVSQNNTESETNARPDNETPTADDLNTMETDLSTLENGNEETADGLNTMETDLSTLENGNKEMAGGFKTMETDLSTLENGSETIKSAVEGITEHTDLDSSVHNNVGSVETNALVGTMENNNNNNIEVNKTPERTAGSGGDSMEAMAAVENGNADAVNVDDTEAVNGLSDSTSANMDHELTNSLNRLQLSSDLEPTQVEIEILPDKEQPHTQVYEVVNEDPKTAFSTLSNRKDLPIDEFSVLSCLYQFTHKETLTGNNKLLCNVCTRKQASRLNNSNKGEKKFVYTNAKKQMLVSDPSPILTLHLKRFQQNGFNLRKINRHIKFPEVLDLAPFCTAKCKNVPEGESRLLYSLYGVIEHSGSMRSGHYTAFVKLRHPNQQLCKMLFTGDIPEVSGSEPGQGSWYHISDSHVQAVSLSRVLSSQAYLLFYERML; encoded by the exons ATGTGGACATCGG GGCTGTGGCAGAAATTCAGTGGCCCAGCATGCACTGAACCATTACAACACCCCCAGGTCAGAACCACACTGCCTGGTCCTTAACGTTGATATGTGGAGTGCATG GTGCTACTTATGCGACAACGAGGTTCCCTATAACCGCAGTAGTCGGTTAGGCCAGCTGGTGGATTATTTGCAAAGAAAAGCCAAGGCAAAAAGCAAAAAATCTAATTCAG TAGTCTCGAATGAAGAAGTTAAAACTGAAACTGTGACTGAGAATGAAGTCAAGAAGATTCAGGATCAAGATGAGAAGCCCGATGTTCAAGCCAAACAGGAAAAAGCCAACAGTACCCCGAAAATTAGTACCGAGCCTACAGTGAAAGGACTTAGCAATTTGGGGAACACGTGTTTTTTCAATGCAGTGATGCAG AACCTATCCCAGACCCCTGCTTTAAGCGAACTTCTAAATGAGgttaaaacatttagaaaaccAGTGACTGTCCTACTGCCGGATTCATCATCTCCT AAAATTCTAGAGGTAAATCTAGAGCAGCAGCCAGGACCACTGACCTTGGCAATGTGGCAATTCCTGACTGAAATGCATGAGACAAAAAAGGGAGTTGTCACCCCCAAGGAGCTCTTTTCTCAGGTCTGTAAAAA agcAATACGGTTTAAAGGCTACCAGCAACAAGATAGTCAGGAATTACTTCGCTACTTGTTGGATGGAATGAGAGGAGAGGAAATCCAG AGAGTAACCTTGGCAATGTCCAAGTCACTACAGAGCACTTTAGATgaagaagaaattaaaaagatTGTGAAAG ATTATGAAAAGCGTCGAACGATTCCAAACTTTGTGGACTGTTTGTTTGGGGGAGAGCTGACTAGCACAATCATGTGTGAGGAGTGTCACACG GTGTCATTGGTTCATGAACCTTTCCTTGACCTCTCTCTGCCTGTGCTGGATGATTTG attgttaaaaaaaatagtaagtcAACACCGCCAGCTCGGGAGaggaaagaggaagaagaagaagagaatgaTGATGACCGCTACGTGAAGGAAAGAGATGAAGTATCGCCTGGGGCGAGCAAACACCTGCAGAAGAAAGCAAAGAAGGCAGCTAAAAAGCAAGCCAAG AACCAACGCAGACAGCAGAAATGGCAAGGGAAGACAGTGCTATTCACTGATTTGGCCAAGCAAGAGTGTTCGGAGGATGAGGAAGAGGTTTCGCAAAATAATACTGAGTCAGAGACCAACGCCAGGCCAGATAATGAGACCCCTACAGCTGATGACTTAAACACAATGGAAACAGATCTGTCCACTCTTGAAAACGGCAATGAGGAAACGGCCGATGGCTTAAACACAATGGAAACTGATTTGTCCACTCTTGAAAACGGCAACAAGGAAATGGCTGGTGGCTTCAAAACAATGGAAACGGATCTGTCCACTCTTGAAAACGGCAGCGAGACTATTAAAAGTGCGGTAGAAGGAATCACGGAACATACAGACCTTGATTCTTCTGTGCATAACAATGTGGGGAGTGTGGAGACGAATGCACTTGTGGGTACTATGgaaaacaacaataacaataacatagAAGTGAATAAAACCCCTGAGAGAACTGCAGGCAGTGGAGGAGACAGCATGGAAGCCATGGCCGCTGTGGAGAATGGAAATGCTGATGCAGTCAATGTGGATGATACGGAGGCTGTCAATGGTTTATCAGACAGTACCAGTGCCAATATGGATCATGAACTAACAAACTCTTTAAACAGACTCCAGCTGAGCTCTGATCTAGAACCCACCCAGGTAGAGATAGAGATATTACCCGACAAAGAGCAGCCCCACACGCAAGTCTACGAGGTGGTAAATGAAGACCCCAAAACTGCATTCAGTACACTTTCTAATAGGAAGGATCTGCCCATAGATGAGTTTTCTGTGCTCAGTTGCCTCTATCAGTTCACTCACAAAGAGACCCTCACTGGGAACAACAAGCTGCTCTGTAATGTCTGCACCCGGAAACAGGCCAGCAGGCTGAACAACAGTAATAAAG gggaGAAGAAGTTTGTTTACACTAATGCTAAGAAGCAAATGTTGGTGTCAGACCCCTCTCCCATCCTCACTCTCCATTTGAAGAGGTTCCAGCAG AATGGCTTTAATTTACGGAAGATTAACAGGCATATAAAGTTCCCTGAGGTGCTAGACTTGGCTCCATTCTGCACAGCAAAATGTAAG AACGTTCCTGAAGGAGAGTCGCGGTTACTGTACTCCCTGTACGGCGTTATTGAGCACAGCGGCAGCATGAGGTCCGGCCATTACACCGCGTTCGTCAAACTGCGCCACCCGAACCAGCAGCTCTGCAAGATGTTATTTACTGGAGACATTCCAGAAG TCTCGGGAAGTGAACCTGGGCAAGGCAGCTGGTACCACATAAGCGACAGCCACGTCCAAGCAGTGTCCCTTTCCAGAGTGCTGAGCTCCCAGGCTTACCTGCTCTTCTATGAGCGAATGCTGTAA
- the usp16.L gene encoding ubiquitin carboxyl-terminal hydrolase 16 (The RefSeq protein has 17 substitutions, 4 non-frameshifting indels compared to this genomic sequence) — translation MVKKRGTNLPAQDFLDAEPVCKHLRKALDDGSVKRALVNVEWTMCQDCQADNKEKNNSEDESAEDPSVWLCLKCGHRGCGRNSVAQHALNHYNTPRSEPHCLVLNVDMWSAWCYLCDNEVPYNRTSRLGQLVDYLQRKAKAKNKNSNSVVSNEEVKTEIVTENEVKKIQYQDEKPDVQAKQEKASSTQKISTEPTVKGLSNLGNTCFFNAVMQNLSQTPALSELLNEVKTFRKPVTVLLPDSSSPKILEVNLEQQPGPLTLAMWQFLTEMHETKKGVVTPKELFSQVCKKAIRFKGYQQQDSQELLRYLLDGMRGEEIQRVTLAMSKSLQSTLDEEEIKKIVKDYEKRRTIPNFVDCLFGGELTSTIMCEECHTVSLVHEPFLDLSLPVLDDLIVKKNSKSTPPARERKEEEEEEENDDDRYVKERDEVSPGASKHLQKKAKKAAKKQAKNQRRQQKWQGKTVLFTDLAKQECSEDEEEVSQTKTNTRPDNETPTADGLNTMETDLSTLENGNEESADGLNTMETDLSTLENGNEEMAGGFKTMEMDLSTLENGSETIKSAVEGITEHTDLDSSVHNNVGSVETNALVGNMENNNNIEVNKTPERTAGSGGDSMEAMAAVENGNADAVNVDDTEAVNGLIDSANMDHELTNSLNRLQLSSDLEPTQVEIEILPDKEQPHTQVYEVVNEDPKTAFSTLSNRKDLPIDEFSVLSCLYQFTHKETLTGNNKLLCNVCTRKQASRLNNSNKGEKKFVYTNAKKQMLVSNPSPILTLHLKRFQQNGFNLRKINRHIKFPEVLDLAPFCTAKCKNVPEGESRLLYSLYGVIEHSGSMRSGHYTAFVKLRHPNQQLCKMLFTGVIPEVSGSEPGQGSWYHISDSHVQAVSLSRVLSSQAYLLFYERML, via the exons ATGTGGACATCGG GGCTGTGGCAGAAATTCAGTGGCCCAGCATGCACTGAACCATTACAACACCCCCAGGTCAGAACCACACTGCCTGGTCCTTAACGTTGATATGTGGAGTGCATG GTGCTACTTATGCGACAACGAGGTTCCCTATAACCGCAGTAGTCGGTTAGGCCAGCTGGTGGATTATTTGCAAAGAAAAGCCAAGGCAAAAAGCAAAAAATCTAATTCAG TAGTCTCGAATGAAGAAGTTAAAACTGAAACTGTGACTGAGAATGAAGTCAAGAAGATTCAGGATCAAGATGAGAAGCCCGATGTTCAAGCCAAACAGGAAAAAGCCAACAGTACCCCGAAAATTAGTACCGAGCCTACAGTGAAAGGACTTAGCAATTTGGGGAACACGTGTTTTTTCAATGCAGTGATGCAG AACCTATCCCAGACCCCTGCTTTAAGCGAACTTCTAAATGAGgttaaaacatttagaaaaccAGTGACTGTCCTACTGCCGGATTCATCATCTCCT AAAATTCTAGAGGTAAATCTAGAGCAGCAGCCAGGACCACTGACCTTGGCAATGTGGCAATTCCTGACTGAAATGCATGAGACAAAAAAGGGAGTTGTCACCCCCAAGGAGCTCTTTTCTCAGGTCTGTAAAAA agcAATACGGTTTAAAGGCTACCAGCAACAAGATAGTCAGGAATTACTTCGCTACTTGTTGGATGGAATGAGAGGAGAGGAAATCCAG AGAGTAACCTTGGCAATGTCCAAGTCACTACAGAGCACTTTAGATgaagaagaaattaaaaagatTGTGAAAG ATTATGAAAAGCGTCGAACGATTCCAAACTTTGTGGACTGTTTGTTTGGGGGAGAGCTGACTAGCACAATCATGTGTGAGGAGTGTCACACG GTGTCATTGGTTCATGAACCTTTCCTTGACCTCTCTCTGCCTGTGCTGGATGATTTG attgttaaaaaaaatagtaagtcAACACCGCCAGCTCGGGAGaggaaagaggaagaagaagaagagaatgaTGATGACCGCTACGTGAAGGAAAGAGATGAAGTATCGCCTGGGGCGAGCAAACACCTGCAGAAGAAAGCAAAGAAGGCAGCTAAAAAGCAAGCCAAG AACCAACGCAGACAGCAGAAATGGCAAGGGAAGACAGTGCTATTCACTGATTTGGCCAAGCAAGAGTGTTCGGAGGATGAGGAAGAGGTTTCGCAAAATAATACTGAGTCAGAGACCAACGCCAGGCCAGATAATGAGACCCCTACAGCTGATGACTTAAACACAATGGAAACAGATCTGTCCACTCTTGAAAACGGCAATGAGGAAACGGCCGATGGCTTAAACACAATGGAAACTGATTTGTCCACTCTTGAAAACGGCAACAAGGAAATGGCTGGTGGCTTCAAAACAATGGAAACGGATCTGTCCACTCTTGAAAACGGCAGCGAGACTATTAAAAGTGCGGTAGAAGGAATCACGGAACATACAGACCTTGATTCTTCTGTGCATAACAATGTGGGGAGTGTGGAGACGAATGCACTTGTGGGTACTATGgaaaacaacaataacaataacatagAAGTGAATAAAACCCCTGAGAGAACTGCAGGCAGTGGAGGAGACAGCATGGAAGCCATGGCCGCTGTGGAGAATGGAAATGCTGATGCAGTCAATGTGGATGATACGGAGGCTGTCAATGGTTTATCAGACAGTACCAGTGCCAATATGGATCATGAACTAACAAACTCTTTAAACAGACTCCAGCTGAGCTCTGATCTAGAACCCACCCAGGTAGAGATAGAGATATTACCCGACAAAGAGCAGCCCCACACGCAAGTCTACGAGGTGGTAAATGAAGACCCCAAAACTGCATTCAGTACACTTTCTAATAGGAAGGATCTGCCCATAGATGAGTTTTCTGTGCTCAGTTGCCTCTATCAGTTCACTCACAAAGAGACCCTCACTGGGAACAACAAGCTGCTCTGTAATGTCTGCACCCGGAAACAGGCCAGCAGGCTGAACAACAGTAATAAAG gggaGAAGAAGTTTGTTTACACTAATGCTAAGAAGCAAATGTTGGTGTCAGACCCCTCTCCCATCCTCACTCTCCATTTGAAGAGGTTCCAGCAG AATGGCTTTAATTTACGGAAGATTAACAGGCATATAAAGTTCCCTGAGGTGCTAGACTTGGCTCCATTCTGCACAGCAAAATGTAAG AACGTTCCTGAAGGAGAGTCGCGGTTACTGTACTCCCTGTACGGCGTTATTGAGCACAGCGGCAGCATGAGGTCCGGCCATTACACCGCGTTCGTCAAACTGCGCCACCCGAACCAGCAGCTCTGCAAGATGTTATTTACTGGAGACATTCCAGAAG TCTCGGGAAGTGAACCTGGGCAAGGCAGCTGGTACCACATAAGCGACAGCCACGTCCAAGCAGTGTCCCTTTCCAGAGTGCTGAGCTCCCAGGCTTACCTGCTCTTCTATGAGCGAATGCTGTAA
- the usp16.L gene encoding ubiquitin carboxyl-terminal hydrolase 16 isoform X2, translated as MVKKRGTNLPAQDFLDAEPVCKHLRKALDDGSVKRALVNVEWTMCQDCQADNKEKNNSEDESAEDPSVWLCLKCGHRGCGRNSVAQHALNHYNTPRSEPHCLVLNVDMWSAWCYLCDNEVPYNRSSRLGQLVDYLQRKAKAKSKKSNSVSNEEVKTETVTENEVKKIQDQDEKPDVQAKQEKANSTPKISTEPTVKGLSNLGNTCFFNAVMQNLSQTPALSELLNEVKTFRKPVTVLLPDSSSPKILEVNLEQQPGPLTLAMWQFLTEMHETKKGVVTPKELFSQVCKKAIRFKGYQQQDSQELLRYLLDGMRGEEIQRVTLAMSKSLQSTLDEEEIKKIVKDYEKRRTIPNFVDCLFGGELTSTIMCEECHTVSLVHEPFLDLSLPVLDDLIVKKNSKSTPPARERKEEEEEENDDDRYVKERDEVSPGASKHLQKKAKKAAKKQAKNQRRQQKWQGKTVLFTDLAKQECSEDEEEVSQNNTESETNARPDNETPTADDLNTMETDLSTLENGNEETADGLNTMETDLSTLENGNKEMAGGFKTMETDLSTLENGSETIKSAVEGITEHTDLDSSVHNNVGSVETNALVGTMENNNNNNIEVNKTPERTAGSGGDSMEAMAAVENGNADAVNVDDTEAVNGLSDSTSANMDHELTNSLNRLQLSSDLEPTQVEIEILPDKEQPHTQVYEVVNEDPKTAFSTLSNRKDLPIDEFSVLSCLYQFTHKETLTGNNKLLCNVCTRKQASRLNNSNKGEKKFVYTNAKKQMLVSDPSPILTLHLKRFQQNGFNLRKINRHIKFPEVLDLAPFCTAKCKNVPEGESRLLYSLYGVIEHSGSMRSGHYTAFVKLRHPNQQLCKMLFTGDIPEVSGSEPGQGSWYHISDSHVQAVSLSRVLSSQAYLLFYERML; from the exons ATGTGGACATCGG GGCTGTGGCAGAAATTCAGTGGCCCAGCATGCACTGAACCATTACAACACCCCCAGGTCAGAACCACACTGCCTGGTCCTTAACGTTGATATGTGGAGTGCATG GTGCTACTTATGCGACAACGAGGTTCCCTATAACCGCAGTAGTCGGTTAGGCCAGCTGGTGGATTATTTGCAAAGAAAAGCCAAGGCAAAAAGCAAAAAATCTAATTCAG TCTCGAATGAAGAAGTTAAAACTGAAACTGTGACTGAGAATGAAGTCAAGAAGATTCAGGATCAAGATGAGAAGCCCGATGTTCAAGCCAAACAGGAAAAAGCCAACAGTACCCCGAAAATTAGTACCGAGCCTACAGTGAAAGGACTTAGCAATTTGGGGAACACGTGTTTTTTCAATGCAGTGATGCAG AACCTATCCCAGACCCCTGCTTTAAGCGAACTTCTAAATGAGgttaaaacatttagaaaaccAGTGACTGTCCTACTGCCGGATTCATCATCTCCT AAAATTCTAGAGGTAAATCTAGAGCAGCAGCCAGGACCACTGACCTTGGCAATGTGGCAATTCCTGACTGAAATGCATGAGACAAAAAAGGGAGTTGTCACCCCCAAGGAGCTCTTTTCTCAGGTCTGTAAAAA agcAATACGGTTTAAAGGCTACCAGCAACAAGATAGTCAGGAATTACTTCGCTACTTGTTGGATGGAATGAGAGGAGAGGAAATCCAG AGAGTAACCTTGGCAATGTCCAAGTCACTACAGAGCACTTTAGATgaagaagaaattaaaaagatTGTGAAAG ATTATGAAAAGCGTCGAACGATTCCAAACTTTGTGGACTGTTTGTTTGGGGGAGAGCTGACTAGCACAATCATGTGTGAGGAGTGTCACACG GTGTCATTGGTTCATGAACCTTTCCTTGACCTCTCTCTGCCTGTGCTGGATGATTTG attgttaaaaaaaatagtaagtcAACACCGCCAGCTCGGGAGaggaaagaggaagaagaagaagagaatgaTGATGACCGCTACGTGAAGGAAAGAGATGAAGTATCGCCTGGGGCGAGCAAACACCTGCAGAAGAAAGCAAAGAAGGCAGCTAAAAAGCAAGCCAAG AACCAACGCAGACAGCAGAAATGGCAAGGGAAGACAGTGCTATTCACTGATTTGGCCAAGCAAGAGTGTTCGGAGGATGAGGAAGAGGTTTCGCAAAATAATACTGAGTCAGAGACCAACGCCAGGCCAGATAATGAGACCCCTACAGCTGATGACTTAAACACAATGGAAACAGATCTGTCCACTCTTGAAAACGGCAATGAGGAAACGGCCGATGGCTTAAACACAATGGAAACTGATTTGTCCACTCTTGAAAACGGCAACAAGGAAATGGCTGGTGGCTTCAAAACAATGGAAACGGATCTGTCCACTCTTGAAAACGGCAGCGAGACTATTAAAAGTGCGGTAGAAGGAATCACGGAACATACAGACCTTGATTCTTCTGTGCATAACAATGTGGGGAGTGTGGAGACGAATGCACTTGTGGGTACTATGgaaaacaacaataacaataacatagAAGTGAATAAAACCCCTGAGAGAACTGCAGGCAGTGGAGGAGACAGCATGGAAGCCATGGCCGCTGTGGAGAATGGAAATGCTGATGCAGTCAATGTGGATGATACGGAGGCTGTCAATGGTTTATCAGACAGTACCAGTGCCAATATGGATCATGAACTAACAAACTCTTTAAACAGACTCCAGCTGAGCTCTGATCTAGAACCCACCCAGGTAGAGATAGAGATATTACCCGACAAAGAGCAGCCCCACACGCAAGTCTACGAGGTGGTAAATGAAGACCCCAAAACTGCATTCAGTACACTTTCTAATAGGAAGGATCTGCCCATAGATGAGTTTTCTGTGCTCAGTTGCCTCTATCAGTTCACTCACAAAGAGACCCTCACTGGGAACAACAAGCTGCTCTGTAATGTCTGCACCCGGAAACAGGCCAGCAGGCTGAACAACAGTAATAAAG gggaGAAGAAGTTTGTTTACACTAATGCTAAGAAGCAAATGTTGGTGTCAGACCCCTCTCCCATCCTCACTCTCCATTTGAAGAGGTTCCAGCAG AATGGCTTTAATTTACGGAAGATTAACAGGCATATAAAGTTCCCTGAGGTGCTAGACTTGGCTCCATTCTGCACAGCAAAATGTAAG AACGTTCCTGAAGGAGAGTCGCGGTTACTGTACTCCCTGTACGGCGTTATTGAGCACAGCGGCAGCATGAGGTCCGGCCATTACACCGCGTTCGTCAAACTGCGCCACCCGAACCAGCAGCTCTGCAAGATGTTATTTACTGGAGACATTCCAGAAG TCTCGGGAAGTGAACCTGGGCAAGGCAGCTGGTACCACATAAGCGACAGCCACGTCCAAGCAGTGTCCCTTTCCAGAGTGCTGAGCTCCCAGGCTTACCTGCTCTTCTATGAGCGAATGCTGTAA